Within the Bradyrhizobium cosmicum genome, the region GGTCTCACATCGCGGCGCGACGGCGCCAGTCGCCGACGGTGAGCCAGATTGCCGAGACGAGGAAATAGAGCGCGCCGACCCCGGCGTAGCCCGTGACGGTCGCGATCGACGGCACCGCGGGCGTGGAGGCCTGGAAGATGAAGAAGCCGCCGGCCAGCGCCGACTGGGCGCCGCTGAGCACCATGGCCCATTGCGCGCCAAAACTCTTCCAGCGCCGGATCGCCGTCCCCAGCTGGAGCAGGCCAGCCAGGATCGCCCAGGCCCCGAACACCGCGAGTACAAGGTTCATGCTCATCTGCAAGGCGATCAGGACCGCGACGGTGGTCGCCAAGCTGGCCAGAACATTGAGCGCCTGCGTGCGGTTCTGCCCGAAGCCCCCGCTGCGCAGGGCATCAACGAAGTTGGCCGCTGCATCCCATGCCGGGTAGAGCACGAGCAAGGCGCCGGCGATCAGCGCCGACGACGATCCTGCGGCAAACGCGGCCGCAACCCAGGCGACGGA harbors:
- a CDS encoding DUF308 domain-containing protein; this encodes MTHYQLDLARADRERWLKQYYFIRAAFSVAWVAAAFAAGSSSALIAGALLVLYPAWDAAANFVDALRSGGFGQNRTQALNVLASLATTVAVLIALQMSMNLVLAVFGAWAILAGLLQLGTAIRRWKSFGAQWAMVLSGAQSALAGGFFIFQASTPAVPSIATVTGYAGVGALYFLVSAIWLTVGDWRRRAAM